AACAACTCCTCTGAACTCTTGTAATCCTTCATCTTCCCCATACACAAAAACAGCTACAAAAAAGCCAAAAACAGAGTGCTCAgaaacacacacatatatagcCAAAAAAAGTAACCTCTCCACTGAGTGTCTGTGTGTAAGAAAGTGAGAAATAATGGGATTTAAAGCAATgggtttcttcttcattttattcCCAGAAGATGAATCCACCATTATCACCAAAAACAAGCAAAAAAACAATCTTTCTCCATTGAAATACATCAACACTCTGTTTATAGCTCAATTTATAATCTCAATTTGTGTTTTTCTCATTTTCATCACTTTTCTCCTCTTTACTGTTTCCACTTTTGAACCATCTTCTAGATTCaaacttcaaaattcaaaatccccATCATATCAGCAACATGCATTGCAAGGAATGGGTACTCTGTTCAGAAAAGGAACAAGATCCATGAGTGATTTAATTGTAGCTCATGTAATTGAATCCGTCACTGTTCAAGAACTGAAATTGTTCATAAAACTCATTTACAGGTCCAAAATCAGCTCAAAATCCGACATTTTGTTCGTTTTCCCCAAAAAATCCGTTCTTTTTGAGAACACCATTGTTGAAGAAAACACCTCGTTCTTCAAACTCATCAATGCCTACGAATACAACTCCACCATTTTCGACTCGACCCATAATAAAGCAAAGGCAAGTGAAGAACCCATCTGGGGTCGCAAAAAACAGAGCAATTTCATTGACGAAGAAGCTGAATCAATTCAATTGAGTTACGGGTCAGTTATCGGGTTTTACGCCGATGAACTTGACCCGGAAAATTCATTATCCGGGTTTATGGATCATGTTCCAATGAATTTAAGAAGATGGGCTTGTTATCCAATGTTATTCGGTcgaataaaaagaaatttcaatcgTATAATATTAGTGAATGTGAAAGAAATTTTCTTACTCGGTGATTCACCGAGTCGAATCAAGAACCTGAGTTTGAATCAAACTCAAGTTCTTGTTTTTCGAAGAAAAAACTTCGAAAAAACTCATAAAAAACAGGTAAGCGCTGAAATCATCATGGGTGGATTAAGAGGAATTCGAAGATTATCGAATGCAATGTTAATCAAAATCATTCAAGAATCGATgcaacaaaagaagaagaactcGATTAACGAGTCAGTTCTGTTCAATCAAGTCATTAGAAATGAGTTTATGATGAAGAATGTTGAGTTGATTTTGAGCAGAGTCAATTATTGATCTGAGTTCACTAACATCAAGTTCTTTATTAGAATCgaaattttctattattagtCGTGGAAATAGTaatgttgatattaattatgtttttaagaaGTATTTAAGTTCATAGTGATCGTTAATTAGTagttaaattagttttaaaaaaacgtTAATTATAGGATTATGTACTTTGTATTAATTGTTCATAATAGAATTTGGTCAATTATgttatgaaaattttcttgatgaGATCGAAATTACTTTCTAATTATTTAGGTATCAAAATGATATGATTTGTAGTGATTGATTGTCgtgtaaataataatgtaatagtAAATGTTACATGGATCATTTGCGCAAAGTTATGTATATCTAGAGGCGGGGTTGGGTTTAATTGTATTTGCTACGTCAAATTATATATGATGTTTAGATAAAATTGAGTGAGATTGAAGATTAATTTGAAAGAATTAACCGTTAAGTTCTAGTTAGGAGTAAAATACTATACAAAATGAAAGtatattcattttttccttGAGATATCTCGAAACACGATAATTGATTAAATCGATATTAGAACTACGAGAACgataataaatcaatttttttaaagcgATTCACCATAAATTATAAAGAGCAAGAGACAATACGTGATAAGCttttatataatgtaaataaatgCTGAATTTCTTTGGTGAATATAAGAGTAAATAATGCATATTAGGGGTtgtagtatgaattttttttcaaaaagattatTAAAGATTTACGATGATAAATCATGTGATTTAGTTCGATACAAAATCATTAATCGAGCTTGTGTCATTCTTAAAGGTAACAGCCAATAAGGTTGTTGTGTCAATTTATGATTTTAGCAATCATCAATAGCAAAGTCAAACAAAAGgagtattttatatatttataatttaagattagaaaatctaaacataatgttattttatatgaaattaaaattagataaataaattaaaacgggTAGAATATATCATCGGAACCATCATGTGATTTTTACCAAATTTTCAAAGCGTGTTTCAACTCCTTTTGACAAACTCCATAAAAGCAGTAACGTGATCATTTCATTCTTTTGCACTTTCATTACATGATATATAATTAACTATACAACTTCTTTTGCCAGCTTTTTTTTCCAGCCAGCCAAGCATACAAGTGTTGCTCAACATTTAAGAATACCTACGATAATATATTTTGTGTAATATGTCAGattaaaatctaataaaaatagaatatatgtagattttatttttatagcttaaaagtaaagaaatcatttttgataaatcctaaaaagaaaaagtttcaagcaatatgacaaaagaaataacgaaaatgaaaagtcaagataaaaaaactttaaaatgcatgaaatgattcaCTTAATATGTATTAATACTTTTATCTATAATTCGAAATaaagtatttatatttaaaaatatcacataaattgaaacgacCGAGGTAATATCTATTTTTCAAAGCTAAGGCCAATCAGTgtctatgtttttaaaaattacaaatagtTGACtactattcttttttaataaatagcagtatatatataacattaataatagaCGGATAAATCTTAGCACTGATCACGGCACGTCAATCTATAGATCTcttcacaatattcaaatttgccaaacataagttttttttaagatAATATTTATTCGTATTaggtgtttatatatatatatatttacgtATTAATTAAGTTTTCGTATGTATTTATTTGCTTTTAATATAAACGTTTTATGTAGCAATATTTGACTGAGaacaaagtattttttttaaaaaaattgaaacttgtATAATAAAACAAGCCGTAAACatttatatgattataaatcATCTTGTAAACGATGAAATGAAAAGTGCTAGATATATATAAGTTTCATTAGTTTGACACATTAGGGTCAAACACTCGATCAACTTGCAAAATCTTTCAATTATCAACTTAGTTAATTACAATAAATACACTTTAGTTGAACCAAAGAATTAGTCTTCACACTTTTAGCTACAACCTTGGAAGGCGAATTCACGTTCAGAATGAGTTTGATCttattatatatcttttttcatATGTATAGATAGTTTGAATTGGAATCAATATATTTCGTTAAACCAACAAACTGATGACCATAGCAAAGTGCAGATACTTGAAAGATGATCATTTTTTGCTCTACTGGAATAATGAAAAGCAAAACTATAAGTAAATCCAGGCATCATGTACCTCAATCCACGACGAAAAATCACATCAACAACATATGTTGATATGCAAGATTTTGGAATATTTGTCGTTCGTGTACTAAAACAGATCAACCTTCTTTTTGTGCACGTCTTGCTTCCATTTTGGGACCTTGTAAAATGCTTCTTTAGTCATTCCTAGTACAGATTCGAATTCCTCATCCGAAAGATAAGCCTGAAAAAAATGTTCATGATTCGAGATGATGAGGAAAAGAAGAATGTGCTTTTTCATTAGAATGAATGATACTCGAGCTACAAACCTCTCTTCGTTTAGTATCAATGCCAGTAGCAGGATTTTCCGACTTAGCCTTCAGCTGCTCATAACTGAACACCTCGTCTGGTGGTTTCAGGTCCGAGTCCTCTTCATTAGTCTCTGCTGCGTGCTCAGATACCTCGTTCTCCTGATGTTCTGAACGTTCTTCGGATTCTTTAAACCGAGCATGCTTTGTCCTAgctgaaaaaaaacataaaagtaccAAGTTGAAACCATGTTGATTCACTTCAAATGTTTGCAATGATATTCACTCTAAGTAATCACTAACATGTTACAATCATAGAGAGAGACGCAGACACATTGTAGACATCGAGATTTTGTAGGACTCTACAAGACGAGCCAAATCTCTGTTACGATTTTTAGAGGCTACTCTATCCTATATCCTAGCTCACGCCTATATTAAAGTAACATATTCCTTCAATTAAGGGGATTCTCAAAATCTCATAAGCTCCAGCGATATTCAAAAAGAGATCAAGATATCAAATACTGTTTTTGTCAAAGTCATCGCTTGACGTTCCCAACGATCAAGCAATGtacatcgcaagaagatttaaGGGAGGAACAGAATTGTAGTCACAAATATTCATCAACAACATTTCTGTTTCATCGTATTTTATTTGTGTTTGCAGTTTGTTTTTCATCACtataaaatttgttgcaaacacGCTTAATAACCTTAACCTGTATGTCTCACGAGTACAAACGCTTCCATAGCAAACACGACATCTCTTCATAATTTCACACGACAAATACCAGAACAAGCGAAGTTTTGTACCAGTTGGGCTAGCTGATGGACTTCTACTTGATTGGAGAGAAGATCCACGCGAATTTGACTGTTTCATTTCCTCTGTAAGAACATTAGACAATGCAGCTACTGCAGCTGCTCTTTGTGAACTCTGACTTGCTCCGGTAGGCTTTGGAACAGAACTAGCTTTCGCAGCAGACGATGAAGTAAATGCAGAGTTTAAAGCAGCTAATGCTGAGGCTCTTTGAGTTGGTCCATCTTGATTTGTTCTATGATTCTGAAATATAGAGTACAAGGTCTAAACTTCTTGAATAACTAATGAAGTCTTGTATTATGAAACTCGGTTGATGAAACGAAAAGCTACTGTCAAACAACTAATATATGATATGGAAAACAACGCCTCATTCTTGCACCATTGTATGATTCATGTAACTTAGATGAGATTATAGTAATGGAAAAACAAGATCAATTACCTCGGAAGCATGACCAAATCCAAAGAGTATCATAACCTTCTTTTGGAATGAGTTTCCGTGTGCCTGATTAAACACGCAAGTCAGAGTGTTAAAAGTTGCTGAAATGACTAATGAGTTTcacttattattttttcgatatgtCTCTCGTGAGGTTGACAAATGCAGCTCTACATCTTATCTTCCAAGTTTCATACCAAATTTAAACGATATAACGAGAGAGAGAGCTTTAGTCACTTACAGTAGCTTTTACAGGATCCCATGAGAAAAATGTTGTAAAGAAGCATGGTTCATTTCCTTCTGTGACTTTATACAATGGAACATAAGAGGATAACCCTTCCAAAGATGTAGCCAGCTCTACATATTTCTGTGATCAACTTCTTTGATTACTCGagcaaaaatgaaaatgaacaagtacttTCAATGTATGAGATACATATGACACTAACTAGTATTACCTGTCCAATTTCAAAAGCACTTTGCTTTTCTTTGGAGTCTGTTGATTGACCAACCCAAACGAAAACTTCAGCATGTGTGTCGAGAACCATGACATCCTCAGTCAACAAATCATCTTGAGTGAAGTTATAGATTTCTTCAACCTGTTATTTTAATAGAAAACATTAACCTATTTGATATACACAACCagaaattttaattagttttaactGAATTCTCTAGATATTACCTCGAATTTTCCTGGACATCCACGAGTTAACATGAAATCATTTGATAAAGACAATTAGAAGAGAAAAATTTCCTCATTCGGGATAAATATCGAAGGGTGAGAAGGAAGTACCTCTAGTAACAGAACAAGAGAACAAGTGAGGTTCCCTGGTGGCTTCAGGAGCTAATTTGTTGCTGGTATaatcttgtttttctccaataCCAAGCCAGAAAGCTGAGCTTTCTGTTCCTTCCTTAGTGTGTTTCACGGTCACTCCGGGCTGAGTTTGTGAATAAAACACACCAAACAAAATTAGCCTAATGCAGCATAAACTAGGATAAACACAGGGTATGTTAGTTGGGATAACAGTGACAAAGAGCGCCTTTTTTCTACTTCGATAAACGCCTCACCTTCAAGAATTCCACAATCTTTGCTGCTAAGTTCTGTTGCTCATGGGTACTTTGCTTTCCATGCCAAATGAATACTGAAGAGCTAGATTGCAGAAGAAAACACTCGTAAGTGTTCAGTGAAGTTGCCACCTGTTAATTTAGAAATCGAGGTTGTAAAATTCTATTTTGGAAACTTTACAACAAAGTTCATAGTAGCTTTGGACATAATGAAAACAGCAACTTAGACTTTAGCGTGACAGTACGGAGAAATGGAAACTATACTTAAGAACAAAGTTTaacataaattttcaattaaactATCAGACAgcttcaatatatattgaaaagaATCCTAAATTACATCCCTGGACAGATGTTTACGTAATCCATAAGAACAACTCTCTGAGACTCTTTCAACATAGAACAAAAGCTACCTATCTATCTAGTCATAGTCTGACAACATTTTCAAGAGACGACTAGAAGGATCTCATAACGTAGCTTTTGCAGCATGACTAAATTGGAAAGATAgtgtagaaaaaagaaaaagattatcAGGCACTGACAACTTAATATCCAAAGAGCGGAAAACTTAAAGGGTCGATAAGCATGCATACAACATCGACTTGAACTGCTTTGTTGTTATGACTAGAAGTTCCAGATATCCTGAAAAGGCCAACAGTATCAGAAGCATAGGTTTCATCATTCAAGCCATTTTCttcaatatgatttttatagCCAGAGCTTAATCCACCctgaaaaaaggaaagaaacttGTCTTGGTTATTCTATACGTTAAACACAAAAATAGCCTCTATGTGACATATGGAGAGATACCTTAAGGACCAGCATGGGCTGGAATATTGCAACAAATTGTGGTGGTTCTTTGCCTTGGTATACCCGACCCTGGATGATGTAGATATCAAAATTAAGCTTCATTTTGAGTTTTTGACTGAAAAACAGTCATCGAAAAAAAGTAATACCAGCACAGGTCTCCCTTTAAGTGAATTGCACATTGTGCTAGCCAATTGTGCAGCCATTTTTCGATCCTCCTGAATCcacaataataattcaattaagaAAATTCTATAAAGACGCATTTGACCCTTATATGCAAGGACATTCGTACCTCGATGCTATCCTCTCCAATCCACCAACATAAGTAATAATCTTCTTTTCGTTCGTGAGAATGGTATGTGTAGAGAACTATGTAGCAATCTCCACCGTAGAATTTACCAATGTCTTCTTTGGGTATCTGAGTCTTTGCACTGCCATCGATACGCCAAACCTGacaaattttacattttcaGTGAAGACTGAGCTGGCCAAATTATGACATAGAAAACATTCTGATGATCAGATTCAGACCTCTATCTTTCCACCTTCTTCAAGCAAAGGCGGGACTTCTTCATCGACAGAAGTACTTTTGCTAGCAGCTTTGACAGCAGCACCTTGTTGCTTCACCAACGCTGAAAGGGCTCAACATGGacaaagttaaaactaaactcaAACCAGAAACACACAAAATCTTCACTCTCTCATAATAACTCTACCTGCTACTTTTCCTCGTCCGTCCTCAGGGGCAGGTGTTGATCCTGATGGCCAAGAGTCAAAATTGGACTTAAATGAATGTGTCTCATAGCCTTGAATAATCCGGATAATACGTGTTGACTTGGGTCTATTTTGATTGGCAAGATATTCCTGAAAATTATTGAGTCATTCAGAAATGAGAAACTATACCACACAAGAACATGGATGATCTACCTCTGCTGTTTGAATGGTACTTTTCCTCTCCTCGAGCTGAGTATGACGGCCTACCCAAGTGAAAACCTCGGAACCACAGTCCAAAATATAGCATTTATCATTTTCCAAGATGGATTTTGTAAGTTCACCATCCAACTGATTGACCTGACCATCAGTAATGCTGCAAAAGAGGACATAATTCGCCTTTAGCACCAACAACAGCAAAAGGTTGATATACAAAATTCAGTTACAAGTATCAACCCCGAGGACCATCCATTGAAAGACGTTACGTCCAGCAATACATGGTCTCTCAAGGATATCAAGAGAACTTTTATATGGAGTATCATAAACACGAGAAACTGCTTGACACTGGTGATTACTGGTAAACGATTCAACATTACCTATAAAGTTGAGCAGTAGTTCTCTCAGGAACTATATCATCATCGGTAGCAACCTTTTTGCTAATTGGAGCGAAGCCACCAAACAGAACCCAAAATGATCCAGAATCTGACTCAGCTTGCAAATTTCCATCATCTGAATTATGCAATAGGGAAAGAGTTGTAAAATTCTAGAGGAAgaattaattcaataaatatggcATGTCTCATAGTAGTTACATAGCAATTCTGTTCAAAGCATTAGCTGAATTGCACAATGTTGCATTTTACTCTGTGGCCTCGACTTACCAATAATTGCAACGTCACACACACCGTCATGATACTTCTCCTTCAATATCTGAGTAACTTCTAATGCTTTAGCCCTCTCCTGGATATTGGAGTTTGCACCATTAAACTGATATATTTTGTCTTCAGTGTCTAGAAGGAACACGTCATCATGGTTTAGCGATGATCGAGAAAAAGGGACCTGACAAAAATCTAAGCTCAATATTATCTTCAATCACAGCTGAAGAAGTTACATACATTTCCAAATGAACTCAAGTGCTTCTGTACCTGCTTCATTCTAACAACTCGTTTACCGTTGCAGACATACAACCTCGTTTCAAATACTTCCTCCTCCGGTTTCTTGAATCCAGATGCAACACCTCCTTCTAATGGTATGATGCACGGTTTAAAGTATGACAAGAATTTGTCCGATTCATGACCTTGGATTTCCCTATGCTGTACTGCTCGTCCTCCAAGAATCGCGTCAAGCTCAACTGTTTTGATAGCTGCAGTTCCTGCTTCATCCTAGCATAGTACCCAAACTtctagaaaatgaaaaaaagggaACAACATGGTTGAGCGACTGCCAAAACTACGAAACGATTCTTACCTGACTAGTATCCTTTCCAAGCCAGAAATGTATATCATGCCAATAAGCTCCTCCTCTGCCAGAAGTTGTCTGCGATAAGATAAAAAACAGAATCGTTTTCAAAACATTGTAACTTATTTCCTCCCAAGATAAAAAAAGGAATAGAAGAATATAACGTACCTGCAAGACGATATACGAATCACCTGAGTAGAATTTACCATGTTCAAATTTTGGCACAGGAACTGGTTGGAAATTCTCTATTCTCCAAATTTCAGTTCCTCTGAGTAGAGTTAAGTTTAAcattttattgaaatttcaCCGCCAAGTTCTGCAGTAGCAAcggaaacaaaaacaaaaacaaaaacaaaagcaCACTAACAGGATCACAGTTACTGATACATGCTCTATTGAGTTTCCATTCATTTAACCATTCAGTAAGATGAAGTGATGAAATATCAAACTAATCAAATTACTCGGAACCAAAGGATACGGTTTCTGTCCTGTACCCTGAAATGCAGGTTCCAAATCTTTCACAGAGACAGacatttttgcaaaaatttTCCTGTCTAAGCAAAAGCAACTGCACACAAGTATGTAAAAGTGTGACATTACACATcacatacatatttatttgaaaaaattcttATTAGATGCCTCGGATCACGAGCCAAAAGGTGCATTAGATGGAAGAAAATCACTCTTCTAGTGAAACTACAACTGACATTCTACGTCGATTGTATCCTTCCATCCTCCAACGCACCTCATTTCACCCCCTAATTCTCACCTtcccatatatataaatacttttaccataataaatattcataagAAAATCACATATTTATGAGGAAATTAAAACATCTTCCATTCGTATCAAACACATCCTAAATGTTGAGTTTTTGTTGATAGAGCGAAGAAAACAACTAAAACGGAGAAAATGTTATGTATTTAGAGAATCATCAAAACAGAATTGATGAACGCACCTCCTGTTGTGATCTTTCTGcagaattttcttctttttttcgaTTCCGAAATTCTTTCATCAGATTTGATAATTCATATGATGATACAATACAATGtacatgtaaatttttttatctgaaaaaaaaaattatgatggagaaaaaatgataaaacttCTCCCTTGTAATGTTTGTttcactattttctttttcttcggATCATACTTActacatataatttattatatccatgcaattattattattatgaaatcaAACTCCTtttatttggattcttcaaATCTAAGTCCTGATTCTTTTTTATAGGTTTGGTGATCGAGCCACGTTTTGTCCACTTTCGACTCATTAATTCCTGCTACCTCTTAATAGCGGTCAGTTTGCACTCACCTAGACTATTTTTCGTCTGTCGTTAAAATTGACACGTACCTCAATTAATTTCACGGATTTAcaaaaattgagtaatttttatggcataatacataaatttgaCTGACATTGTATGTCTTTTAACTTTCGATAtgtacaagtagacacttaaacttgcaTAAAATTAACCAAATAAACACATTCGTCCCATGTGGTATCctttaacttgacttcaaatcatatttatgtccttcaactttgggtgtggACAAATAGAcgcttaaacttgtataaagttgaactaATAGACACatatgtcctacatgtcattatttgtcctacgtggtgttCTACGTGTATTATTTCACGTAGGACtcatgtgtctacttgttcaactttatacaagtttaagttttagttatgcatacccaaagttgaaggacataaatataaaatgagatcAAGTTAAATGGCACATTTATATTATGCTTTGTTTATTATGTCACGGATAATGTATGTGTTTGGTTGTTCagttttatacaaaattaaatattcactTGTGCTCGGACAATGTTAGTGGGTATAGATGTCATTTGCCATTTTAAAAGGTATATGATAATGTGTTATGCCTTTTTCCGTATTGAGAACTCAGTTGTTATATACTTGGAATAAAGAGAgtaatatatactatttaaaaaactatctaaaaaaatatattcctaTAAAAATtgcaataattaacaatttaaaatatcaaaaatcatataaaagaaattaaatgtcTCCAAAAATCATTGTatctaattttgttttaaattcgTAGTGGGAAAATTTACTTCTCTGTGATAAGAGAAGTTTCCAAAAAAGTTTTAAGTTAaaatcttcacttttttttaactaCCTAACTACGTAAGAACCTTCTAGATAATTTCCATAAAACTTTGTCTAAAGTAAAGATTAATTACTACATgctattttctataaatttcatattaaaaagtTACCAAAATTTGTTACTCCATAACCTTTTCTACATAGAATAACgtatgtgtatatacatattagttgttatatatatataacagcCCTAGCTAGCTATTTccattacataatttttacttCAATCAACATTAACAATGGCTGCATGTATTTCCTCATTAGGTCATGATCAATGTTCTTCCATCGATAAACTTTTCAAAGAGCGATACAACAGAATTTAAAGGCAGAGGAATTGGCTAGTCAAATTGGGAACATTGCTTTGTATAATTCATTCGATAGATTTGCAGATACACCATTTGCTAGAGCATCAAAGGGTCAACATAGAGGAGGaaaaattgatgatattattgtTATAGTTGCTTAtacacaataaataataattgaattttgatgtagtaaaaaaaaaatttggaatgttTTAGTCACATTTATTATGAAACACAAGATGTAATATGCAAACTTTATTATGTGGTGTAAATGCTATATTTAAGACAAGTTACGTAcgattttgtaaaatttaatcttttaggtgattgatcataaaaaaaatcttaaaatccTCAGTTTATGAGATGGAATCGtctaaaattatataagaaaacaataatGTATTCTCTCGATATATATCAATGTGACACTTTTTTCAAGAATTGTCATATGATTGGTTGCAAGTTGCAACTAAAAATTATACTTGTCCCAATTAATCGAAAAAATTTATGATGTTTGAGGTACAAGTATGAGGTGgcatacaaaaattatatgattctCCTTTCATAATTTGACAAAtggataaataattttaaaactataaaatctAGCCTAATTCATCATATACTTCTAACATTTGGTATTATGTTTCTATCCTATATTAGTTATCTAcgttactaaaaataattattaaaaaattatttatcgattaacaaaattaaactatcattttttaatttctttaccCTAGcaattattctttttgaaagtAATTTGTGAAGttgtaaaaacataaatatcttaaagagtaatttagtaaattatcacttttataataatttttaaagaatgtttaaaaaaggtaaaataactAATACAAAAGGAGcataaaatcaattttcttttcctcttcaatactttcataattttcagaatttttatctctatttattttttaacaaatgaatattatgaattatcaaaacaataaagaaaataaattactaattttagGACATTCTATTTTTATGTTGAAGATTGGAGAAATAATGcacaaaaaaagataataaattactaattttaggatattataatttttattatgtaagaaatatttaaactttACATTTTTACAAAGTACTCTACGTATATAAGGTAGGATAGAGAAgtgaaaagaaatatgaaaaaattataaggtGTGAAcctacaaaattaattaaatctattaaaataatcCCTTACACAATTATGACACGATATGCCTTAGACACGataaaaaatttccaaataaTTTATACTTCTTCCATACACTTGTTCTTCTATGTGAATTACTTGCAAGTAATAAACAGTAGCCAATGAAAAAGATGGTAGCATTAATGAAAACTTATACTCATCTCTATGTCAACATATTAACATGgctaaaagaagaaaagaaaaaaataataatattgtccTTTTGCTAAATATGTAACAAACTTTGGAAAATGTTCAATCTCGATAATGACACTAATCTCGCTATATTTAGATTTGTGttgaaatgaatgatattagGGCTAACAAAAGCATTTCATATTTGTAGGACTCGAACTCAAAATTTGTATTgactcattatttttatatttacacTGAAAAGATTAATATTAAAACAAACAGAAGACATTTCATATCCGAAaaattcaaactcaaaacttataGATAAAGAATGAATTACTACTTATAGACTGACGATACACCAAACTTTAGCTCAttgttgaaatataaaaaatgatttcaagTTTCAATAATAGTGTGTCTATCCATATTTCCAATAGATGACACATATAGTCCCATATGGACTGTCTTACCATTCCCAATCTcaattatttgttaaataaaCCCATACAACATGCCATTCATGCACtgtcaatttattttatttcatttttgtcatttttcccTGTTGTTTCTAGGACCCTTTTGAACATTTATTTAGTTAGTATGATCAAAATTGAATCTTGAAGTGAAATTCTTAATCTTTTTACATTGAAGTATGAACTCAGTAACCATGGGAAGTGTTTTAAATCATGCTGTTTCCTAGGCCCCTTTTGGATATTGATTTGGTTGGTATGATCAAA
The sequence above is a segment of the Solanum lycopersicum chromosome 10, SLM_r2.1 genome. Coding sequences within it:
- the LOC101254959 gene encoding villin-2-like → MSVSVKDLEPAFQGTGQKPGTEIWRIENFQPVPVPKFEHGKFYSGDSYIVLQTTSGRGGAYWHDIHFWLGKDTSQDEAGTAAIKTVELDAILGGRAVQHREIQGHESDKFLSYFKPCIIPLEGGVASGFKKPEEEVFETRLYVCNGKRVVRMKQVPFSRSSLNHDDVFLLDTEDKIYQFNGANSNIQERAKALEVTQILKEKYHDGVCDVAIIDDGNLQAESDSGSFWVLFGGFAPISKKVATDDDIVPERTTAQLYSITDGQVNQLDGELTKSILENDKCYILDCGSEVFTWVGRHTQLEERKSTIQTAEEYLANQNRPKSTRIIRIIQGYETHSFKSNFDSWPSGSTPAPEDGRGKVAALVKQQGAAVKAASKSTSVDEEVPPLLEEGGKIEVWRIDGSAKTQIPKEDIGKFYGGDCYIVLYTYHSHERKEDYYLCWWIGEDSIEEDRKMAAQLASTMCNSLKGRPVLGRVYQGKEPPQFVAIFQPMLVLKGGLSSGYKNHIEENGLNDETYASDTVGLFRISGTSSHNNKAVQVDVVATSLNTYECFLLQSSSSVFIWHGKQSTHEQQNLAAKIVEFLKPGVTVKHTKEGTESSAFWLGIGEKQDYTSNKLAPEATREPHLFSCSVTRGKFEVEEIYNFTQDDLLTEDVMVLDTHAEVFVWVGQSTDSKEKQSAFEIGQKYVELATSLEGLSSYVPLYKVTEGNEPCFFTTFFSWDPVKATAHGNSFQKKVMILFGFGHASENHRTNQDGPTQRASALAALNSAFTSSSAAKASSVPKPTGASQSSQRAAAVAALSNVLTEEMKQSNSRGSSLQSSRSPSASPTARTKHARFKESEERSEHQENEVSEHAAETNEEDSDLKPPDEVFSYEQLKAKSENPATGIDTKRREAYLSDEEFESVLGMTKEAFYKVPKWKQDVHKKKVDLF
- the LOC104644425 gene encoding uncharacterized protein, giving the protein MGFKAMGFFFILFPEDESTIITKNKQKNNLSPLKYINTLFIAQFIISICVFLIFITFLLFTVSTFEPSSRFKLQNSKSPSYQQHALQGMGTLFRKGTRSMSDLIVAHVIESVTVQELKLFIKLIYRSKISSKSDILFVFPKKSVLFENTIVEENTSFFKLINAYEYNSTIFDSTHNKAKASEEPIWGRKKQSNFIDEEAESIQLSYGSVIGFYADELDPENSLSGFMDHVPMNLRRWACYPMLFGRIKRNFNRIILVNVKEIFLLGDSPSRIKNLSLNQTQVLVFRRKNFEKTHKKQVSAEIIMGGLRGIRRLSNAMLIKIIQESMQQKKKNSINESVLFNQVIRNEFMMKNVELILSRVNY